The window CACCATGGAGCTAACGGATACCTCTCTCTGCTCCTTCTCCTCCGCCGACGACTTCTACGACGACTCTTGCTTTTCCACTTCAGACATCCACTTCTTCGAGGACCTGGACCCCAGGCTGGTGCACGTTGGGTTGCTCAAAGCCGACCAGGTGGCGACCGAAGACGAGCACATCCGAGCGCCCAGTGGCCACCACCAGGCCGGCCGCTGCCTGCTGTGGGCTTGCAAGGCGTGCAAGAGGAAAACGACCAACGCCGACCGACGGAAAGCGGCCACCATGCGAGAGAGGCGGCGCCTGAGCAAAGTGAACGAGGCGTTCGAGACGCTCAAGAGGTGCACGTCCACCAACCCGAACCAGAGGCTGCCCAAGGTGGAGATCCTCAGGAACGCCATCAGGTACATCGAGAGCTTGCAGGCTCTCCTGAGGGAGCAGGACGACAACTACCTGGCGGTCATGGATCATTACAGTGTCGACTCGGATGCCTCCAGCCCACGGTCCACTTGCTCGGATGGGATGGTAAGAGAATTGCGagattacatatatatatatatattatacacacccaTATCCACATATACTGTATACTCGCATATATACTCACACGAATACTCACATATGTACACCCACATACTGTGAGTATACTGTATACTCACACATACCTACACAAATATACTCACGCACATATATAcccacatacactctcacacacacatacactgtttACTCGCACACATTGTATAACCACACCAacatacacactcacaaataCTCACATACATAATGGATATAGAGAATGTCCCAAATGTAAACTGTCTGGGTACTTTGGTGAATGTTAGGCTTATATTATTCTAAATAATTTCCAGCATCACATTTAAAATGATGTACCATGACAGTAAAGTTGTAGTGTTGACCAAACACCTTAAACCTCACGTGTAAGAGTTGGAAGGCAAATCGCTAACGTGTTTGGTTTTCTATTTAATCCAAGTAAGAAttgttacttgaagtttgaggtCTCATCCGATACAAACTGGGATAGTTTAAAACTTCATTCGATGTAGATTCTGGTAGTTCAACGCTGCATCTGATATGAACCTTGATAGTTTAAAGCCTGATCCGATCTACATTTAAGGTTTAAACTTTATTCGATACAAACTCTTGAAAGTTTAAAGTCTTATCCGACACAAACGGACATTTTAAAGCATCATCCGATGCAGAC is drawn from Amblyraja radiata isolate CabotCenter1 chromosome 20, sAmbRad1.1.pri, whole genome shotgun sequence and contains these coding sequences:
- the myod1 gene encoding myoblast determination protein 1, which encodes MELTDTSLCSFSSADDFYDDSCFSTSDIHFFEDLDPRLVHVGLLKADQVATEDEHIRAPSGHHQAGRCLLWACKACKRKTTNADRRKAATMRERRRLSKVNEAFETLKRCTSTNPNQRLPKVEILRNAIRYIESLQALLREQDDNYLAVMDHYSVDSDASSPRSTCSDGMLDCSGPACGRRRAAYDNTYFSDTTNDVKTGKSSVISSLDCLSNIVERISTDRPTCPVMMVPDATMVSPSSPREGATLSDPLAIIPSPANCTVTELPPDNPIYQVL